One window of the Sulfitobacter alexandrii genome contains the following:
- a CDS encoding alkane 1-monooxygenase → MMWYAFASLLPAGLLTFACLFGGAWPVVSVLSITVFVFFMDKLPRSAQVSPATGRSLSLLLAAVHFPLLALGVWALGAGAHLDLVDRLLIFAGLGLFFGQVSNSNAHELIHARSRLPRRIGAAIYVSLLHGHHVSAHLRVHHVHAATDADPNSAPLGMGFWRYCGHVLKGEFLAGLRAENRHRNRAVPPPALWRHPYLYYVGGGAVALACAFALAGLPGVAAHVGIALYAQWQLLLSDYVQHYGLRRRLDTGKPEPVGPQHSWNAPKWYSSAMMLNAPRHSDHHMRPSRAFPALEVTPDTMPVLPHSLPVMAVVALVPPVWRRVMDRRAARWQDVA, encoded by the coding sequence ATGATGTGGTACGCCTTTGCCAGCCTGTTGCCCGCGGGCCTCCTGACCTTCGCCTGCCTGTTCGGCGGCGCCTGGCCTGTCGTGTCGGTGCTGTCGATCACGGTTTTCGTGTTCTTCATGGACAAGCTGCCACGGAGCGCGCAGGTCAGCCCCGCCACGGGCCGGTCGCTGAGCCTTCTGCTGGCGGCGGTGCATTTCCCGCTGCTGGCGCTGGGGGTGTGGGCGCTGGGGGCCGGGGCGCATCTCGACCTCGTGGACAGGCTGCTGATCTTCGCAGGCCTCGGGCTGTTCTTTGGCCAGGTGTCGAATTCCAACGCCCACGAGCTGATCCATGCGCGCAGCCGCCTGCCCCGGCGGATCGGGGCGGCGATCTACGTGTCGCTGCTGCATGGCCACCATGTGTCGGCCCATCTTCGGGTGCACCATGTCCACGCCGCCACCGACGCGGACCCCAACTCGGCCCCGCTCGGCATGGGCTTCTGGCGCTACTGCGGTCATGTCCTCAAGGGGGAATTCCTCGCCGGGTTGCGCGCCGAGAACCGGCATCGCAACCGCGCCGTGCCGCCGCCCGCCCTCTGGCGCCATCCCTACCTGTATTACGTCGGCGGCGGCGCCGTGGCGCTGGCCTGTGCCTTTGCGCTCGCGGGGCTTCCGGGCGTCGCGGCCCATGTCGGCATCGCGCTCTACGCCCAGTGGCAGCTCTTGCTGTCGGATTACGTGCAGCACTACGGCCTGCGCCGCCGCCTCGATACCGGCAAGCCCGAACCGGTCGGGCCACAGCATAGCTGGAACGCGCCCAAGTGGTATTCCAGCGCCATGATGCTGAACGCCCCGCGCCATTCGGATCATCACATGCGGCCGTCCCGCGCCTTCCCGGCGCTGGAAGTCACCCCCGACACCATGCCTGTCCTGCCGCACAGCCTGCCCGTGATGGCCGTCGTGGCGCTCGTGCCGCCGGTCTGGCGGCGGGTCATGGACCGGCGCGCCGCGCGGTGGCAGGATGTCGCATGA
- a CDS encoding SH3 domain-containing protein: MRGMIGAVLAASVTVCGCAAPSAGILPGRYEVFGVEEGDMLKLRAGPGTGFVELLGMPNGTEVDVGRCESTGATRWCEVTLADARGATGYASYAYLRRK, from the coding sequence ATGCGAGGTATGATCGGAGCCGTGCTGGCCGCCAGCGTGACCGTCTGTGGCTGTGCCGCCCCTTCGGCGGGCATCCTGCCGGGCCGGTACGAGGTTTTCGGCGTGGAAGAGGGCGACATGCTCAAACTGCGGGCGGGGCCGGGGACCGGGTTCGTCGAACTTCTGGGCATGCCCAACGGCACCGAAGTGGACGTCGGGCGCTGCGAATCGACGGGCGCGACCCGCTGGTGCGAGGTCACCCTCGCAGACGCGCGGGGCGCCACCGGCTACGCATCCTATGCCTACCTGCGGCGGAAGTAG
- a CDS encoding inner membrane-spanning protein YciB, whose translation MATHREVNPFLKSALEYGPILLFFIAYLRLKDRTFTIAGTEYDGFIVVTAAFIPLLVAATGIMWALTGRLNRMQVATVVLVVVFGGLSVWLNDDRFFKMKPTMIYLLFGGILAVGLLRGQSYLKYVMEEIMPLQDGGWMLLTRRLMYFFIGLAIANEVIWRSFSTETWVYFKTFGLPVAMFGFFMLQGKLFQTYGVDKADR comes from the coding sequence ATGGCGACACACCGGGAAGTGAACCCCTTTCTGAAATCGGCCCTCGAGTACGGCCCGATCCTGCTGTTCTTCATCGCGTACCTCAGGCTGAAGGACCGAACCTTCACCATCGCCGGGACGGAGTACGACGGGTTCATCGTGGTCACCGCCGCTTTCATCCCGCTGCTGGTTGCGGCGACCGGGATCATGTGGGCGCTGACAGGCCGGCTCAACCGCATGCAGGTGGCCACCGTGGTTCTCGTGGTGGTCTTCGGCGGGTTGTCGGTCTGGCTGAACGACGACCGTTTCTTCAAGATGAAGCCGACGATGATCTACCTCCTGTTCGGCGGGATCCTTGCCGTCGGGCTGCTGCGGGGGCAGTCCTACCTGAAATACGTCATGGAAGAGATTATGCCGTTGCAGGATGGCGGCTGGATGCTGCTTACCCGGCGGCTGATGTACTTCTTCATCGGGCTGGCCATCGCGAACGAGGTGATCTGGCGCAGCTTCTCCACCGAGACATGGGTCTATTTCAAGACGTTCGGCCTGCCGGTGGCGATGTTCGGTTTCTTCATGCTGCAGGGCAAGCTGTTCCAGACCTATGGCGTGGACAAGGCCGACCGCTGA
- a CDS encoding DMT family transporter, whose product MSDWLLAIEGTPAGHQLALVLALSAAVLHAVFGALQKGRHDPWMTRGAVDFCYCVMAAPFALFVVPWPEPHMWIIFAGAWVIHVCYKLLQAWAYTKGAYTVVYPVVRGTGPLFAVIGAYLIFGERFTGVQWMGVAVLLSGIFGLAVYNLRKLEAQRDTLNAALGLAVLTGLFVALYTTFDAYGIRATENPFTFLAWFFMIDGVVMPVIAAVRWRRMAAPPEVGPLMLRGLFGGLVAFASFGAIMMATRLDKVGEAAVLRETSTVFAALIGVVFLKETVGPRRVALMALIAAGAVIVELGG is encoded by the coding sequence ATGAGCGACTGGCTGCTTGCCATCGAAGGTACCCCTGCGGGCCACCAGTTGGCGCTGGTCCTGGCGCTGTCCGCCGCGGTCCTGCACGCGGTGTTCGGCGCGCTGCAGAAAGGGCGTCACGACCCCTGGATGACGCGCGGCGCGGTGGATTTCTGCTATTGCGTGATGGCGGCACCCTTTGCCCTTTTCGTGGTGCCATGGCCCGAGCCGCACATGTGGATCATCTTTGCCGGGGCATGGGTGATCCATGTCTGCTACAAGCTGCTTCAGGCATGGGCCTATACCAAGGGTGCCTACACGGTGGTCTATCCGGTCGTGCGAGGCACCGGGCCGCTGTTCGCGGTGATCGGTGCTTACCTGATCTTCGGTGAACGGTTCACGGGCGTGCAGTGGATGGGCGTGGCGGTGCTCCTGTCGGGCATCTTCGGCCTAGCGGTCTACAACCTGCGCAAGCTCGAGGCGCAGCGCGACACGCTGAACGCCGCGCTGGGTCTCGCGGTGCTGACGGGCCTTTTCGTCGCGCTCTACACGACCTTCGACGCCTACGGCATCCGCGCGACCGAGAATCCCTTTACCTTCCTTGCATGGTTTTTCATGATCGACGGTGTCGTCATGCCGGTCATCGCGGCGGTGCGCTGGCGCCGGATGGCCGCCCCGCCCGAGGTCGGGCCGCTGATGCTGCGCGGACTGTTCGGCGGACTGGTCGCCTTTGCCAGCTTCGGTGCCATCATGATGGCGACCCGGCTCGACAAGGTGGGCGAGGCCGCGGTCCTGCGCGAGACATCGACGGTCTTCGCGGCGCTGATCGGGGTTGTCTTTCTCAAGGAGACGGTCGGCCCGCGCCGCGTGGCCCTGATGGCATTGATCGCGGCGGGCGCTGTGATAGTGGAACTTGGCGGATAA
- a CDS encoding MgtC/SapB family protein — protein sequence MFETIAADLTNSFSATPMSVAALRMGMALLFGAIIGFEREWRAKPAGLRTHMLISLAACVFILVAFEISALDFGDDDTRRVDPLRLIEAVTAGVAFLAAGAIFTSGGNVKNLTTGASMWLAGAIGLCCGAGRVPLAALATVLALLVLILLTWVERRSPMMSDDPD from the coding sequence ATGTTCGAGACCATCGCCGCCGATCTGACCAATTCGTTTTCCGCGACCCCCATGAGCGTCGCGGCCCTGCGCATGGGCATGGCGCTGCTGTTCGGCGCCATCATCGGGTTCGAACGCGAATGGCGGGCGAAGCCCGCGGGATTGCGCACGCACATGCTGATTTCACTGGCCGCCTGCGTCTTCATTCTTGTCGCCTTCGAGATCAGCGCGCTGGACTTCGGCGACGACGACACCCGGCGGGTCGATCCGCTGCGCCTGATCGAGGCCGTGACGGCCGGTGTGGCCTTTCTGGCCGCGGGCGCCATCTTCACCTCGGGCGGCAACGTCAAGAACCTGACCACCGGCGCCAGCATGTGGCTTGCGGGCGCGATCGGCCTGTGCTGCGGTGCCGGGCGCGTCCCGCTCGCCGCGCTGGCGACGGTGCTGGCCCTCCTGGTGCTCATTCTGCTGACCTGGGTCGAACGGCGGTCGCCGATGATGTCTGACGACCCGGACTGA
- the ftsY gene encoding signal recognition particle-docking protein FtsY, translated as MAFFKKLKDRLFKSSSKIDEGLEAIVSDGGEEEAAGVDEVMEEAPAAATAALPEAVDREPAPLPAADAEPDIKTVAPDPKPTPEPEPVPEPEPEKVPETEPETVPEPEPETVPDPGPDPAPDPDPRETPAPDPAPRPDPAPQPQPNPTPPPEAPQPQDPTPEELPSPTSPPQEVPQRDTPPEVTPLADPVPPQAAPAPLRTTMTSVAPDLSDAVEEPARKGGFLGRIMGRGASQKNVVRRVLDDDMLEQLEELLITADMGVDTALRVTANMAEGRFGRKLSVVEIKQLMADEVSRIMDPVARPLPIYPKTPQVVLVVGVNGSGKTTTIGKLASQFRAAGKKVVIAAGDTFRAAAVEQLQVWGDRAGVPVLTAAQGSDPASLAFDAMTKAQADGADLLLIDTAGRLQNRGDLMEELAKIVRVIRKKDETAPHNTLLVLDATTGQNALNQVKVFQEISDVSGLVMTKLDGTAKGGVLVALADKFGLPIHAIGVGEQIDDLSPFDPQEFADALVGYDR; from the coding sequence TTGGCATTTTTCAAGAAGCTGAAAGACCGGCTGTTCAAGTCCTCTTCCAAGATCGACGAGGGACTTGAAGCGATCGTCAGCGACGGCGGCGAGGAAGAAGCGGCCGGCGTCGACGAGGTGATGGAGGAAGCCCCCGCCGCCGCCACCGCCGCACTCCCCGAGGCGGTGGACCGCGAACCGGCCCCCCTGCCCGCCGCCGATGCCGAACCCGACATCAAGACGGTCGCACCCGATCCAAAGCCCACCCCCGAACCGGAGCCGGTCCCCGAGCCGGAGCCGGAAAAAGTACCGGAAACGGAGCCTGAAACAGTTCCGGAGCCGGAGCCTGAAACCGTCCCGGACCCGGGCCCCGATCCTGCCCCGGATCCCGATCCGCGGGAGACTCCGGCGCCGGATCCCGCACCGCGTCCCGATCCCGCGCCGCAGCCGCAGCCGAACCCGACGCCGCCGCCCGAGGCACCGCAACCGCAGGACCCGACACCGGAGGAGCTGCCCTCGCCCACCAGCCCGCCGCAGGAGGTGCCGCAGCGCGATACGCCGCCGGAGGTGACGCCGCTCGCCGATCCCGTTCCGCCGCAGGCCGCGCCCGCCCCGCTGCGCACCACGATGACCTCCGTCGCGCCGGATTTGTCTGACGCGGTGGAGGAACCGGCACGCAAGGGCGGTTTCCTGGGCCGTATCATGGGCCGGGGCGCCAGCCAGAAGAACGTGGTGCGCCGGGTGCTGGACGATGACATGCTCGAACAGCTCGAGGAACTGCTGATCACCGCGGACATGGGCGTGGATACCGCCCTGCGCGTCACCGCGAACATGGCCGAGGGGCGCTTCGGCCGGAAGCTTTCGGTGGTCGAGATCAAGCAGCTGATGGCCGACGAGGTCAGTCGCATCATGGACCCGGTGGCGCGGCCCCTGCCGATCTACCCCAAGACCCCACAGGTGGTGCTGGTGGTCGGCGTGAACGGATCGGGAAAGACCACGACGATCGGCAAGCTCGCCAGCCAGTTCCGCGCGGCGGGCAAGAAGGTCGTCATCGCGGCAGGAGACACCTTTCGCGCCGCGGCGGTGGAACAGTTGCAGGTCTGGGGCGACCGTGCCGGCGTTCCCGTGCTGACGGCCGCACAGGGCTCCGACCCGGCAAGCCTCGCCTTCGACGCGATGACCAAGGCGCAGGCGGACGGGGCCGACCTGCTGTTGATCGACACCGCGGGCCGCTTGCAGAACCGCGGCGACCTGATGGAGGAACTCGCCAAGATCGTGCGCGTCATCCGCAAGAAGGACGAGACCGCGCCGCACAACACGCTGCTGGTGCTGGATGCCACCACCGGGCAGAACGCGCTGAACCAGGTCAAGGTCTTTCAGGAAATATCCGATGTCTCGGGTCTGGTCATGACGAAACTCGACGGCACCGCAAAAGGGGGCGTGCTGGTCGCGCTGGCTGACAAGTTCGGCCTGCCCATCCATGCCATCGGGGTGGGCGAGCAGATCGATGACCTGTCGCCTTTCGACCCGCAGGAATTCGCGGATGCACTGGTTGGCTACGACAGATGA
- a CDS encoding lytic transglycosylase domain-containing protein has protein sequence MTRWLILAVALLAPPVLADAPGRMCSSGKWGHVECIRSAHFVYDTCNAIRTFADRHDLNRDFFARLIWQESRFDPNALSHADARGIAQFIPSTAALRGLKDPYNPAEALEHSAQYLAEMVARYGNEGMAAVGYNGGERRAEGFLKGGGLAPETVQYVPIVTGLSAETWRDDPPKAHDMRLSKTSDFLPACYEMARNRRITALARPKARVKPWGVQVAFATSEKLARARVTERTASCRAAVKGETTDLVFKKNRVSGRKGYYFAQFGRNRREDAQALCDAMRRQSCICLVVQN, from the coding sequence ATGACCCGTTGGCTGATCCTCGCTGTCGCATTGCTTGCGCCGCCCGTGCTGGCCGACGCGCCGGGGCGCATGTGCTCTTCGGGCAAATGGGGACACGTGGAATGCATCCGGTCGGCGCATTTCGTCTATGATACCTGCAACGCCATCCGGACATTCGCGGATCGTCATGACCTGAACCGCGATTTCTTTGCCCGGCTCATCTGGCAGGAAAGCCGGTTCGACCCCAACGCGCTGTCCCACGCGGATGCGCGCGGCATCGCGCAATTCATCCCGTCCACCGCCGCGCTGCGCGGGCTGAAAGACCCCTACAATCCGGCGGAGGCGCTGGAGCATTCCGCGCAATATCTGGCCGAAATGGTTGCACGCTACGGCAACGAAGGCATGGCCGCCGTGGGATACAACGGGGGCGAGCGGCGCGCCGAAGGCTTCCTGAAGGGCGGCGGGCTGGCCCCCGAAACCGTGCAATACGTTCCGATCGTCACCGGCCTTTCCGCAGAGACCTGGCGCGACGACCCGCCCAAGGCACATGACATGCGCCTGTCGAAAACGTCAGACTTCCTGCCCGCCTGCTACGAGATGGCGCGCAACAGGCGGATCACCGCGCTCGCGCGGCCCAAGGCGCGGGTGAAGCCGTGGGGCGTGCAGGTCGCCTTCGCCACCTCCGAAAAACTTGCGCGGGCGCGCGTGACGGAACGCACGGCAAGTTGCCGGGCCGCCGTGAAGGGCGAGACGACCGACCTCGTGTTCAAGAAGAACCGGGTGAGCGGGCGGAAGGGCTACTACTTTGCCCAGTTCGGCCGGAACCGGAGAGAGGATGCGCAAGCGCTGTGCGATGCCATGCGCCGCCAAAGCTGCATCTGCCTTGTCGTGCAGAATTGA
- a CDS encoding glutathione S-transferase N-terminal domain-containing protein — MTAPIDLYYWPTPNGWKISIALEEMGLPYTTHLVDISAGDQFDPAFLKIAPNNRMPAVVDPDGPDGAPVSIFESGAILQYLARKTGQFCGGTERERIAVDQWLMWQMGGLGPMAGQAHHFLKFAPRQDPPQDIPYAKDRYRAETARLYGVLDRQLAGNEYVAGDFPSIADFAIWGWASLWEGQQQTLDDKPHMARWLDLMGARPGVQAGRALHADKRP; from the coding sequence ATGACCGCCCCCATCGACCTTTATTACTGGCCCACCCCGAACGGATGGAAGATCTCCATCGCGCTGGAGGAGATGGGATTGCCCTACACCACGCATCTGGTGGACATCAGCGCGGGCGACCAGTTCGACCCGGCGTTCCTGAAGATCGCGCCGAACAACCGGATGCCCGCAGTCGTGGACCCGGACGGCCCCGACGGCGCGCCGGTCTCCATATTCGAATCCGGTGCGATCCTTCAGTATCTCGCCCGCAAGACCGGGCAATTCTGCGGCGGCACCGAGCGGGAACGCATCGCGGTGGACCAGTGGCTGATGTGGCAGATGGGCGGGCTTGGCCCGATGGCCGGTCAGGCCCACCACTTCCTCAAGTTCGCCCCCAGACAGGATCCGCCACAGGACATTCCCTATGCCAAGGACCGCTACCGCGCGGAAACCGCACGGCTTTACGGGGTTCTGGATCGTCAGTTGGCGGGGAACGAGTATGTTGCCGGCGATTTCCCGTCGATCGCGGATTTCGCGATCTGGGGCTGGGCTTCGCTGTGGGAAGGCCAGCAACAGACACTGGATGACAAGCCGCACATGGCGCGCTGGCTCGATCTGATGGGCGCCCGCCCCGGCGTGCAGGCGGGACGCGCGCTGCACGCGGACAAGCGCCCCTAG
- a CDS encoding aminotransferase class V-fold PLP-dependent enzyme, which produces MSKDWHPSTRAIHAGTRRSQYGEVSEAVFLTQGFVYDSAEQAEARFEALGEDEFIYARYGNPTVRMFEDRIADLLGYEDCFACASGMAAVSGALTALLKAGDHVVAARALFGSCLYVLEDVLGRFGVEVTLVDGTDNAAWDAAIRPDTRLVFFESISNPTLEVVDMRHVVKAAHAVGAIVVADDAMATPVFSYAKACGADIAIVSTTKHVDGQGRMLGGAICGPRDLIRGPIEAYMKHTGGAMNPFAAWTHLKALETMGLRVRAQAQTALALADALDGHDRIASVRYPTHAAHPQQALALAQAPVGGTVIAFEVKGGKEACFRFLNALEIITISNNFADAKSIATHPATTTHQRLAQEQKDALGISPGLVRLSAGLEDPADLIADLVQALTV; this is translated from the coding sequence ATGAGCAAAGACTGGCATCCCAGCACCCGCGCCATCCATGCGGGCACCCGCCGCAGCCAATACGGCGAGGTGAGCGAGGCGGTATTCCTGACGCAGGGCTTCGTCTATGACAGCGCCGAACAGGCCGAGGCGCGGTTCGAGGCGCTGGGCGAGGACGAATTCATCTATGCCCGCTACGGCAACCCGACAGTGCGCATGTTCGAGGACCGCATCGCCGACCTTCTGGGCTACGAGGATTGCTTTGCCTGCGCCTCCGGCATGGCCGCCGTCAGCGGAGCGCTGACCGCGTTGCTCAAGGCGGGGGATCACGTGGTCGCCGCCCGCGCGCTCTTCGGATCCTGCCTTTATGTGCTGGAAGACGTGCTTGGCCGCTTCGGGGTCGAGGTCACGTTGGTCGACGGCACCGACAATGCCGCCTGGGATGCGGCAATTCGTCCCGACACGCGCCTCGTGTTCTTCGAGAGCATCTCCAACCCCACGCTCGAAGTCGTCGACATGCGTCACGTGGTCAAGGCGGCACATGCGGTGGGCGCGATCGTCGTGGCGGACGATGCCATGGCGACCCCGGTATTTTCCTATGCCAAGGCCTGCGGCGCGGACATCGCCATCGTCTCGACCACCAAGCACGTGGACGGGCAGGGGCGGATGCTCGGCGGGGCGATCTGCGGGCCCCGCGACCTGATCCGGGGCCCGATCGAAGCCTACATGAAACACACGGGCGGCGCGATGAACCCCTTTGCCGCATGGACCCACCTCAAGGCGCTGGAAACCATGGGCCTGCGGGTGCGTGCACAGGCCCAGACCGCGCTGGCGCTGGCCGATGCGCTGGACGGGCACGACCGTATCGCAAGCGTCCGCTATCCGACCCACGCCGCCCATCCCCAGCAGGCGCTGGCACTGGCACAGGCCCCGGTGGGCGGCACCGTCATCGCCTTCGAGGTCAAGGGCGGCAAGGAAGCCTGTTTCAGGTTCCTCAACGCGCTCGAGATCATCACGATCTCGAACAACTTCGCCGATGCGAAGTCCATCGCGACCCACCCCGCCACCACGACGCATCAGCGGCTTGCGCAGGAACAGAAGGATGCGCTGGGCATCTCGCCCGGTCTGGTCCGGCTTTCCGCCGGGCTGGAGGATCCGGCCGACCTGATCGCCGATCTGGTGCAGGCGCTGACGGTCTGA
- the folE2 gene encoding GTP cyclohydrolase FolE2, translated as MNAITSVEKAPERSDAEKALETLLAWARSASKEEVADLDPSVSRLLSDAPEYPQFRRDYPDDFAVGEVYKSSLPDLQNGPSSLIRGARQQIQHVGISNFRLPIRFHTRDNGDLTLETSVTGSVSLEADKKGINMSRIMRSFYKHAEETFSFDVIEKALDDYKTDLESMDARIQMRFSFPMKIESLRSGLSGYQYYDVALELVEKDGVRRKMIHLDYVYSSTCPCSLELSEHARATRGQLATPHSQRSVARISAVIDCAKQCLWFEDLIDACRRAVPTETQVMVKREDEQAFAELNAANPIFVEDAARLFCQQLQKEPRVGDFRVVASHQESLHSHDAISILTEGPTFEMASIDPKLFNTLFHVG; from the coding sequence ATGAATGCGATCACGTCAGTAGAAAAGGCGCCGGAACGGTCGGACGCCGAAAAGGCACTTGAAACCCTGCTCGCCTGGGCCCGTTCGGCCAGCAAGGAAGAGGTGGCCGACCTCGACCCCTCGGTGTCGCGGCTTCTGTCGGACGCTCCGGAGTACCCCCAGTTTCGCCGGGACTATCCCGACGATTTCGCGGTTGGCGAGGTCTACAAGTCGTCCCTGCCGGACCTCCAGAACGGCCCGAGCAGCCTGATCCGGGGCGCGCGCCAGCAGATCCAGCACGTCGGCATATCCAACTTCCGCCTGCCGATCCGCTTTCACACTCGCGACAACGGCGATCTGACGCTTGAAACCTCCGTCACCGGCTCCGTCAGCCTCGAGGCCGACAAGAAGGGCATCAACATGTCGCGCATCATGCGCAGCTTCTACAAGCACGCCGAGGAGACCTTCAGCTTCGACGTGATCGAGAAGGCGCTGGACGACTACAAGACCGACCTCGAAAGCATGGACGCGCGTATCCAGATGCGGTTCTCCTTTCCCATGAAGATCGAGAGCCTGCGCTCTGGCCTGTCGGGCTACCAGTACTATGACGTCGCGCTCGAGCTGGTCGAAAAGGACGGGGTGCGGCGCAAGATGATCCACCTCGATTACGTCTATTCCAGCACCTGCCCCTGTTCGCTCGAGCTGAGCGAACACGCAAGAGCCACGCGCGGGCAGCTGGCGACACCGCATTCGCAACGCTCGGTGGCGCGGATTTCGGCCGTGATCGACTGCGCCAAGCAGTGCCTGTGGTTCGAAGACCTGATCGACGCCTGCCGGCGTGCGGTGCCGACCGAGACCCAGGTGATGGTCAAGCGCGAGGACGAACAGGCCTTCGCCGAACTGAACGCGGCCAACCCGATCTTCGTCGAGGACGCGGCACGTCTGTTCTGCCAGCAACTTCAGAAGGAACCGCGGGTGGGCGACTTTCGCGTGGTGGCCAGCCATCAGGAAAGCCTGCACTCGCACGATGCGATCTCGATCCTGACCGAAGGGCCGACTTTCGAAATGGCGAGCATCGATCCCAAGCTGTTCAATACGCTGTTCCACGTCGGCTGA
- a CDS encoding TrkH family potassium uptake protein produces the protein MMDLRPVGYVVGLLVGVMGLAMTVPLLVDLAEDRGHVFVFVEAGLITTAAGGLMALACANGVKQGLTIQQTFLLTTGVWVMLPIFGALPFMLGATQSSFTNAVFEAMSGLTTTGATVLTGLDDLPKGLLLWRGILQWLGGIGIIIVAMVFLPELKVGGMQIFKSEAFDTFGKILPRAGQIATQISVIYLWLTVACVLSYLALGMNTFDATVHALTTISTGGFANYDASFGRFTGAPEYVASLFMILAALPFVRYVQLINGNPLALHRDPQVRGFVMTIGVLVLVMVLTLQHVFPHDVEQSFREALFNITSIISGTGYASVDYMTWGPFAVALFFFIGLIGGCAGSTACSIKIFRYQLLFASIRAQLGRIRSPHAIFTPRYDGRPVGPDVLSSVMSFFMFFVVTLGLISVALSMTGLDFVTSVSGAGAALANIGPGLGDIIGPAGNFSTLNDTAKWILVFAMLLGRLELMVVYVLFTISFWRA, from the coding sequence ATGATGGATCTGCGCCCTGTCGGTTACGTTGTCGGCCTTCTCGTGGGGGTCATGGGGCTTGCCATGACCGTACCACTGCTGGTCGATCTGGCCGAAGACCGCGGCCATGTCTTCGTCTTCGTCGAGGCCGGATTGATCACCACGGCGGCGGGCGGACTGATGGCGCTGGCCTGTGCCAACGGGGTCAAGCAGGGGCTGACGATCCAGCAAACCTTTTTGCTGACCACGGGCGTCTGGGTGATGCTGCCGATCTTCGGGGCCCTGCCGTTCATGCTGGGCGCGACGCAGTCCAGTTTCACCAACGCGGTATTCGAGGCCATGTCGGGGCTGACCACCACCGGTGCCACAGTGCTCACCGGGCTGGACGACCTGCCCAAGGGGCTGTTGCTGTGGCGCGGCATCCTGCAGTGGCTGGGCGGCATCGGGATCATCATCGTCGCCATGGTGTTCCTGCCGGAACTCAAGGTCGGGGGCATGCAGATCTTCAAGTCCGAGGCCTTCGACACCTTCGGCAAGATCCTGCCCCGCGCCGGCCAGATCGCGACACAGATTTCCGTCATCTACCTCTGGCTCACGGTGGCCTGCGTGTTGAGCTACCTGGCGCTGGGCATGAACACCTTCGACGCCACGGTGCACGCGCTGACCACGATTTCCACCGGCGGGTTCGCGAACTACGACGCCTCCTTCGGGCGGTTCACCGGGGCGCCGGAGTACGTGGCCAGCCTTTTCATGATCCTCGCGGCACTCCCTTTCGTGCGCTACGTGCAGCTCATCAACGGCAATCCGCTGGCGCTGCACCGCGATCCGCAGGTGCGCGGCTTCGTCATGACGATCGGGGTGCTGGTGCTGGTCATGGTCCTGACATTGCAGCACGTCTTTCCCCACGACGTCGAACAGAGCTTTCGGGAGGCGTTGTTCAACATCACCTCGATCATCTCGGGCACCGGCTATGCCTCGGTCGACTACATGACCTGGGGGCCATTCGCGGTCGCGCTGTTCTTCTTCATCGGGCTGATCGGGGGCTGCGCGGGCTCCACGGCCTGCTCGATCAAGATCTTCCGCTACCAGCTTCTCTTTGCGTCGATCCGCGCCCAGCTTGGCCGGATCCGGTCGCCCCACGCCATTTTCACGCCCCGCTATGACGGGCGGCCCGTGGGCCCCGACGTGCTGTCGTCGGTCATGTCGTTCTTCATGTTCTTCGTGGTGACGCTGGGGCTGATTTCGGTCGCGCTCAGCATGACGGGGCTCGATTTCGTCACCTCGGTCTCGGGGGCGGGCGCTGCGCTGGCAAACATCGGCCCGGGGCTGGGCGACATCATCGGCCCGGCCGGCAATTTCAGCACCCTCAACGATACCGCCAAGTGGATCCTCGTCTTTGCCATGCTGCTGGGGCGGCTGGAACTGATGGTGGTCTATGTCCTGTTCACGATCAGTTTCTGGAGGGCCTGA